In a genomic window of Octopus sinensis linkage group LG16, ASM634580v1, whole genome shotgun sequence:
- the LOC115220380 gene encoding sorting and assembly machinery component 50 homolog produces MGIVQAKGMDSSRRKDAYSRFKQVPLDQMPAKVRRVVVDGLGRTKNDIVVKEVKSIFGAKNFQEMIHRTHDVKVRFEKLGLFRSIKIMVDNLKEDSVSTDNYEVTFEVEELRRVSGGINTLIGTNDASLLLGMKLPNMFGRGEKSIFEYSHGTKTNRGQNFTFYAPLHGNPDTMFSSGVYQSSMEYPWSGYVETSRGTSIDFTLPSYFGSHCLRLEGVWRDLRALSRTTAFAVREQAGHTLKSSIKHEFVKDTRDDPIIPRHGFLLKIIDEYAGLGGNVEYLKNEIEFQGTKSLFFDCSVQMSLAGGMMKPLATNNELKINDRFFLGGPLTLRGFTLKGVGPHSDGNALGADTYWLAALHLYTPLPFRPGKGGFGELFRTHLFVNAGNLANLKLSDGPRGILNGLKSNYRVSYGGGIVLRMGRVARLELNYVVPLHICQGDSVNPGLQFGIGFVFL; encoded by the exons ATGGGAATTGTCCAGGCTAAA GGAATGGACTCTTCAAGGAGAAAAGATGCATATTCCCGCTTCAAACAAGTGCCTCTTGATCAAATGCCT GCAAAAGTTCGAAGAGTGGTTGTTGATGGCCTTGGAAGAACCAAAAATGACATTGTTGTCAAAGAAGTGAAATCTATATTTGGAGCTAAAAACTTTCAGGAG ATGATACATCGAACCCATGATGTCAAAGTCCGGTTTGAGAAACTTGGTCTCTTCAGATCCATCAAGATAATGGTGGACAACTTGAAAG AAGATTCTGTTTCTACTGATAACTATGAAGTGACATTTGAGGTTGAAGAACTACGAAGGGTCTCTGGTGGCATCAACACCTTAATTGGTACCAATGATGCAAGTCTT TTGCTGGGAATGAAATTACCGAACATGTTTGGTCGAGGTGAAAAatctatatttgaatattctcATGGTACCAAGACTAACCGAGGACAAAATTTCACATTCTATGCTCCCTTACATGGCAACCCTGACACAAT GTTCAGTTCAGGGGTGTACCAGTCCAGTATGGAATATCCCTGGAGTGGTTACGTAGAGACCAGTCGAGGAACGTCTATTGACTTCACC TTACCTTCATATTTTGGCTCTCATTGCCTGCGTCTTGAAGGAGTCTGGAGAGATTTACGAGCTTTATCACGAACAACTGCATTTGCTGTCAGAGAGCAAGCCGGACACACGTTAAAATCTTCAATAAAG CATGAATTTGTCAAAGACACAAGAGACGACCCAATAATTCCACGACATGGTTTCCTGCTGAAAATTATTGAC GAATATGCAGGACTTGGTGGTAACGTggaatatttgaaaaatgaaatagaatttcAGGGGACGAAATCCTTATTCTTTGATtgt agtgtacagatGTCGTTAGCTGGTGGAATGATGAAACCTCTTGCAACTAATAACGAGCTGAAAATCAATGATCGATTTTTCCTTGGAGGACCTTTGACCCTGAGAGGGTTCACACTAAAAGGAGTTGGACCACACAGTGATG gTAACGCATTAGGTGctgacacctactggctggcagCGTTACACCTGTATACACCTCTACCCTTCCGTCCTGGAAAAGGCGGCTTTGGAGAACTGTTTAGAACTCACCTGTTTGTAAATGCTGGAAACTTGGCCAACTTGAAGCTCA GTGATGGTCCGAGGGGAATATTAAATGGTCTGAAATCAAATTACAGAGTATCATATGGTGGTGGAATTGTCCTTCGGATGGGACGAGTGGCTCGCCTTGAATTGAATTATGTTGTGCCCTTACACATATGTCAAGGAGACAG tgTCAACCCTGGTCTTCAGTTTGGCATTGGCTTCGTGTTCTTGTGA